A window from Mytilus galloprovincialis chromosome 8, xbMytGall1.hap1.1, whole genome shotgun sequence encodes these proteins:
- the LOC143084954 gene encoding uncharacterized protein LOC143084954, translating into MSHNSTAIAVSSDNFDWQRDTIPDFVTLSLYIIIGLVGNTIVILVYKFHITKASEERYFIPILALADLIACVVSSSLGIVWNYHQENFTNVALCKIVYYFMGNTTYMSIFLLLCIAVQRYLKICRKRTLSLQCRRIMIFICLVCAVCFTIPLCLTYGIVHFKKNGHVITSHCSKLKYGNKIFGALYGIVVSSFIFLVYLSFIFLYGKIGYAIYHHFKTHQFKHTHAHYPKDSTPRNSKPSKSEESYEDRAQSENSETGNNLTFQTFGDTNKGHVRKSSLHDMISDKNMKAKGLQNIAFPDVDLVRFQKIKNTSMTVDFRTVDNGVMTDDQSIDSLQITCPMSDISSDSLSTTKTYSTTISKPSKKKQRKRKRSRRLMNKFSFMFMIVTTVFLICFIPVSTILTLEGFYPDFWEKLSSSQVNIVIWLYRTFIINNISNPLIYAFMDIEFRNAAKKLFKQCCGTM; encoded by the coding sequence ATGTCACATAATTCGACAGCCATTGCTGTCTCCTCGGATAACTTCGATTGGCAAAGAGATACGATCCCAGATTTTGTGACGCTGTCGCTGTACATAATAATAGGTCTAGTTGGAAACACTATAGTTATTCTAGTTTACAAATTTCATATAACCAAGGCATCCGAAGAGAGATATTTCATACCAATACTGGCACTAGCAGATCTTATAGCATGCGTTGTCAGCTCCTCGCTTGGAATAGTTTGGAACTACCACCAAGAAAACTTTACAAACGTAGCGCTATGTAAGATAGTGTACTATTTCATGGGAAATACAACATATATGTCTATTTTCTTATTGCTTTGCATTGCAGTTCAAAGATACTTGAAAATATGTCGGAAGCGTACTTTGAGTTTACAATGTAGGCGCATTATGATTTTTATATGTTTAGTGTGTGCAGTATGCTTTACTATACCGCTGTGTTTAACATACGGAATTGTACATTTCAAGAAAAATGGACATGTGATTACATCGCACTGTAGTAAGTTAAAATACGGTAACAAAATATTTGGCGCCCTTTACGGAATTGTCGTTTCTTCGTTTATTTTCCTTGTGTAtttatctttcatatttttatatggGAAGATTGGATACGCAATTTATCATCACTTTAAAACCCACCAGTTCAAACATACACATGCACATTATCCAAAAGATTCAACGCCAAGAAATTCCAAACCGAGCAAAAGTGAGGAATCATACGAGGATCGTGCACAATCAGAAAACAGTGAGACGGGTAACAATCTAACGTTCCAAACATTTGGGgatactaacaaaggccatgtCAGAAAATCGTCATTACACGATATGATATCCGACAAAAATATGAAGGCAAAAGGATTACAGAACATTGCGTTCCCGGATGTAGACTTAGTCAGATTTCAAAAGATTAAAAATACATCGATGACAGTAGACTTTCGAACAGTTGATAATGGAGTTATGACGGACGACCAATCTATTGATTCGCTTCAAATCACGTGCCCAATGTCAGACATATCTTCAGACTCTCTTTCAACTACAAAAACCTATTCAACAACTATATCAAAACCATCGAAGAAGAAACAGCGGAAACGGAAGCGGAGCAGACGTCTAATGAACAAATTCTCTTTCATGTTTATGATAGTTACAACAGTATTTCTTATATGCTTCATTCCTGTTTCAACTATTTTAACCTTGGAAGGATTCTATCCAGACTTCTGGGAAAAACTATCAAGTTCACAGGTTAATATAGTGATTTGGTTGTATCGAACATTCATCATAAACAATATATCAAACCCGCTGATTTATGCTTTTATGGATATTGAATTTCGTAATGCAGCAAAAAAGCTTTTTAAACAATGCTGCGGCACGAtgtga